A region from the Verrucomicrobiales bacterium genome encodes:
- the thiD gene encoding bifunctional hydroxymethylpyrimidine kinase/phosphomethylpyrimidine kinase, whose amino-acid sequence MKPIIQPIALTIAGSDSGGGAGLQADLKTFAALSVHGTCVTTCLTAQNPEEVAAILPTPPEFIQIQLETLFAELPPAAAKTGMLYSEAMIRHISAWWEEDPRVPLVVDPVMVATSGARLLKPAAMRSLMSRLFPQAILITPNLDEAELIVGRKIRDVEGLASAARTVHDRWGCAALIKGGHLKNQVEAIDVLFDGRKEYLLRAKFIRGVATHGTGCTYSAAITAYLARGLSLVQSVRQAKVFVTRAIRYSTTVGDHMVLNPTRAAQP is encoded by the coding sequence TTGAAACCAATCATACAGCCCATTGCCCTGACCATCGCCGGCTCGGACTCCGGAGGTGGAGCCGGCTTGCAGGCGGATCTCAAAACCTTTGCCGCGCTCTCCGTGCACGGGACCTGCGTCACCACCTGTCTTACGGCGCAGAATCCGGAAGAGGTGGCCGCCATCCTGCCGACCCCGCCGGAGTTCATCCAAATCCAGCTCGAGACGCTCTTTGCGGAATTACCGCCAGCCGCGGCGAAGACCGGGATGCTCTACTCGGAGGCGATGATTCGACATATCTCCGCGTGGTGGGAGGAAGACCCTCGGGTGCCGCTCGTGGTGGACCCGGTCATGGTGGCCACCAGTGGTGCCCGCTTGCTGAAGCCGGCGGCCATGCGAAGTCTGATGTCGCGGCTGTTTCCCCAGGCGATCCTCATCACCCCCAATCTCGATGAGGCGGAGTTGATTGTGGGAAGGAAGATTCGCGATGTGGAGGGTTTGGCCTCGGCGGCTCGAACCGTGCATGATCGTTGGGGATGTGCTGCCCTGATCAAGGGAGGCCACCTTAAGAATCAGGTGGAGGCCATCGATGTCCTTTTCGATGGACGGAAGGAGTATCTGCTGCGGGCCAAGTTTATCCGTGGTGTTGCCACCCATGGCACGGGATGCACTTATTCGGCCGCCATCACGGCCTACCTTGCGCGGGGGTTGTCGTTGGTGCAGTCGGTCCGTCAGGCGAAGGTCTTCGTGACGCGGGCGATCCGATACTCAACCACGGTGGGGGATCATATGGTGCTCAATCCAACCCGGGCTGCGCAGCCGTAA
- a CDS encoding isocitrate lyase/PEP mutase family protein codes for MVPALSPRQQLRLLMTQPGIVPTLAPHDVFSALVMVQSGLRCLFLGGFGTSASLLGLPDLNLISVSEMADAVRRMTARIPVPIIADGDTGHGNLQNVRRTVELFEAAGASGILLEDQVTPKRCGHFPNKPVVSAAEFAQRIQTAVQARRDPEFVIFARTDARQTLGLDEALERIRRCVDAGADAGFVEAPQSLEELEKVPRSLPIPMLANMLTGGATPIVPLARLGEMGYKFAVAPVESLMVTGKAVRDLTRAWLEEGRVDNVANAAMPFAELKKLLRVDELLENGS; via the coding sequence ATGGTCCCAGCTCTGTCGCCCAGACAACAATTGCGCCTGCTGATGACTCAGCCAGGCATCGTCCCTACCCTCGCGCCCCACGACGTCTTCTCAGCGCTCGTCATGGTGCAGTCCGGGTTGAGATGCTTGTTTCTCGGCGGGTTCGGCACCAGCGCCTCCCTGCTGGGCTTGCCCGATCTAAACCTCATCAGCGTCTCCGAGATGGCCGACGCCGTGCGGCGCATGACCGCCCGAATCCCGGTTCCCATCATCGCGGATGGGGACACGGGACATGGCAATCTCCAGAACGTTCGCCGTACCGTCGAGTTGTTCGAAGCTGCCGGCGCTTCGGGAATCTTGCTCGAAGATCAGGTGACGCCCAAACGATGCGGACATTTTCCGAACAAACCCGTGGTGTCAGCCGCAGAGTTCGCGCAACGAATCCAAACCGCGGTGCAGGCACGCCGCGATCCAGAATTTGTCATCTTCGCTCGGACCGATGCCCGTCAAACCCTGGGCCTCGATGAGGCCTTGGAGCGCATTCGCCGCTGCGTCGACGCAGGTGCCGACGCCGGATTCGTGGAAGCGCCCCAATCTTTGGAAGAGCTCGAGAAAGTTCCCCGAAGCCTGCCAATCCCCATGCTGGCAAACATGCTGACCGGAGGAGCCACACCGATCGTCCCACTAGCCCGGCTCGGAGAAATGGGCTACAAGTTTGCAGTGGCGCCCGTCGAGTCGCTCATGGTGACTGGCAAGGCGGTTCGAGACTTGACGCGTGCCTGGCTTGAGGAAGGCCGGGTGGATAACGTGGCGAACGCGGCCATGCCCTTCGCCGAACTGAAGAAGCTGCTGCGGGTGGACGAACTCCTCGAGAACGGCTCGTAG